The sequence below is a genomic window from Mercenaria mercenaria strain notata chromosome 14, MADL_Memer_1, whole genome shotgun sequence.
TCCAGAAGCCAAATTGATTAAAGTCCTTTTAAGATGAAATATTTGTctacattttatcaaaacagaatcagctttaatatagtgaaaatttaacaacaaaaagATAAATTCCTGCCCACAGGAAAAGTAGGATTTCCTGCATTTacacttttgataacaaattgaaataattCTTTACTGTAACAACAATTTAATGTAAAGAAATCAGAATAGCATTTTAAAGAACTAATATAGATACTGATATTGTAATTCATACATAAACAAGCatttctataataattataatttgaaaatctgatgtttgaaataaaacctaaaataagCCAAAAGAATTTGACcttaaaatttacattatcacataTGACCTGAGCAAAAGAGTAACCTCTGTGAAATCAAGGTCCTGCTTCTGATACATCTTTGACAGGATTGCCAAGGGTTTCAACACATCAAAAAGAAAGTGCACGACATACAAAAACTTGAAGCAGGTCAGTGACTTGTGTAGGCTCAGTGACTTTCCTGAATTCTCCTCAAGAAAGACAGAAATCAAATTAGAGAAGTTGGTGACCATGGCAGACACTGATCCTTCAAAACTGAGCCAACGGGTATGAAATACCTCCTTAAATCTCTTACTTTGACCTGGAGTTAGAGACTGAACAGCTTCAAGCATGGCCATATTCTTAGGGGAATAGTGAAAATACTTGTAAACACTGTTGATGACCTCTTGCACTTTGACCATGTAAGGGATAGCATCAGCACCAGTATAACAACTTAACGCTAACCTGTGGGCAATGCAATGTGTGGCCAAAACACCGGTACCTCTCTCTTTAACCTTGTAACTACACCAGACTTGTGACCAATCATAACTGCTGCACCATCTGTGCTCACACCACAGAGATTAGACAAACTTATACCTTTGACCTTCAACATCTCCATGACCTTAGTATATATTGATTCAGAGTTTGCCCTAGACAAGCTATCTATCCCAAAGAAGTAAGCACCTGGGGAAGTGTAACCAAACTCATCAGACTCAAGAACCCTAATGTACATTACCATGTTCTGGTGGACAGACACATCGGTGCTCTCGTCAAACATCAGGCTGAACTTCACACTGGAATTGATCTTGTCGATTAACTGGTCTTCAAGTACCCCGGCTATACAACTCTGGAATTCTTCAATTGAAGTTGAATGTTCGTAATTGGTGTGACCACCACATTTCAAATCTGCCAACTGTGACACACcctataaataaagtttaaaaaaacatacataaaaaaaaGCTAGAAGTGCTACTTTATGGTAAAGAAAATTAATGCCTTAAAATATACCTTCTTTGTCTTATATAGTCTGATATTACAGAATTTTCAGgcagtatttttttaaaagcagCACTAGTAGCTTGTAGGGATGGGaatgaatactgaaatcaatattcgaatattcggtttgccatattcaaatattcggtttgttttactGGAAGCTTtgaattcttattaagtgattggcatatacacaacgtattcatttgtttaatgcgtggatcatcgtacgttaTAAGGCCAaacaatgtttgtttcgggtaacccgatcctacctagcaaaacccgccgatcctagcgttttatttcacgattctgtcagtatattcatgaacatatttaactaattcagttttttagcttcaaaatgatacaaaaaatcaaaacgattataagtTAGACCGTcgaaattttatctaaaaatagcaggtcgacccatttaaacacgtgacgcgctgttgtattaccgccgccattttgaaaattttcaatcggcgtgtaaaaatcgtcgtgtaaaaagcaagtaaggcagacttaaacctccttcattatgaacttatgcatcaatcatatttatttcttgattttattataaagtacttcaaaatttaattcaaatacggccgattgcggatgaaaaccaattctgcggatggtctgaatcgtcgtacaaaatattgtgaaaagatcaacagtatctacaagtttggtattgttttcgaaaaaaaaaaaatttagaaattgttacataaaacaggcgccaataaaaatgaacaaaagataaaaagatatcacatttacgcctaatacaaactgttaat
It includes:
- the LOC123546999 gene encoding zinc finger MYM-type protein 6-like: MQVCQENSLAKSELAITTATKNVYFAAEENLPNCMVPKLNKFLLYQGVSQLADLKCGGHTNYEHSTSIEEFQSCIAGVLEDQLIDKINSSVKFSLMFDESTDVSVHQNMVMYIRVLESDEFGYTSPGAYFFGIDSLSRANSESIYTKVMEMLKVKGISLSNLCGVSTDGAAVMIGHKSGVVTRLKREVPVFWPHIALPTG